In Chitinophaga oryzae, the sequence TTGCCTGTCCGTAGTTGTCTTTACCCCTTTACAGCCCCATAGCAGGCGTATCGCGGTAAAGGCCATACGTAACAGCTTCACACTTTTTTATGGAGAAACAACTGCAGCAATTCGAATACTTTGTATATAATGATATTACCGGCCTGGATGACAGGGACGCCTGGCTGCTGAAGGAAGCCCGCGATGTAACCCGCCACGCCTATGCGCCGTATTCCCACTTCCAGGTGGGCGCAGTGATCCGGCTGGTCAACGGGGAAATTGTAGCCGGTTCCAACCAGGAAAACGCCGCTTTCCCTGCCGGTTTATGCGCGGAAAGAGTGGCATTGTCAGCCGCTTCCTCGGCTTATCCCGATGTGCCGGTAGACACCATCGCCATCAGTTACAACAATATGCATGGCGAGAGTAACCATCCTATCTCTCCCTGCGGTGTATGCCGCCAGACGCTGGCAGAATATGAACTGCGGCAGGAAAGCCCTATCCGCCTGATACTGGGCGGCCTTAGCGGAAAGGTATATGTTATCCATAAAGCCAATCACCTGCTGCCACTGGGCTTCTCCGCTTCCGATATGTCGGAGAAATAATCGCATAAGGCTGATAACCAAGTATTTACTATCTAAATAATAAAATATACAAATATTTAAATAATGTTATCTTTGTAGGGAAGCCTACACATGATGACCTGTCGCCTTATCCTATGTTTGCCCATGGTGTTGCTCACCATGGTGCTGCACACTGTCAGCGCAATGCCGCTGAACACCCCGTACGATAAAGCCCGTGATCTTTACCGGGAAGGCATGGCCTTCAGAAAATCCGGTCAGCACGAAGCTGCCCGTCAGCGCTTTGCTGCGGCCATCAAGGCTGACAGTGCGTTTACTGCTGCCTATAGTGCGCTGGGAGAGCTTTACTTTGAGAAGAAATCATATGCGGAAGCGCTGGTCTGTTGCCGCAAAGCGCAGCAACTGGGTGCAGCTAACCTGAGCCGGCAGATAGGATTGAGTTACTACTATCTGCACCAGTATGATAATGCGCTGGAAGCGCTGCAGCAGGCTTTGCAGGAAGAACCGGAAAATAAAATGGTGCCGTATCAGCTGGCGCAACTCTATGCACAGCTGGGCAACTACCGGGAAAGCATACACTATTATCAGCAGGACCTGTCGATAGACAGTACG encodes:
- a CDS encoding cytidine deaminase; amino-acid sequence: MEKQLQQFEYFVYNDITGLDDRDAWLLKEARDVTRHAYAPYSHFQVGAVIRLVNGEIVAGSNQENAAFPAGLCAERVALSAASSAYPDVPVDTIAISYNNMHGESNHPISPCGVCRQTLAEYELRQESPIRLILGGLSGKVYVIHKANHLLPLGFSASDMSEK
- a CDS encoding tetratricopeptide repeat protein, whose protein sequence is MMTCRLILCLPMVLLTMVLHTVSAMPLNTPYDKARDLYREGMAFRKSGQHEAARQRFAAAIKADSAFTAAYSALGELYFEKKSYAEALVCCRKAQQLGAANLSRQIGLSYYYLHQYDNALEALQQALQEEPENKMVPYQLAQLYAQLGNYRESIHYYQQDLSIDSTHIAAWYELGMMWFNVAEPAKAVQAFEKAAVLGCRQDAVFLFNSGVAWLQLQHTEKGIACLLKAQEQQPDDEQIGFNLAQAFYGKGDYEAAVSQWEKVLRLQPTNAFAMFMLGKSYMGKGEMEKGMALCDKATATGTIR